The following proteins are co-located in the Labrys monachus genome:
- the prfB gene encoding peptide chain release factor 2 (programmed frameshift), translating into MRAEILSLADDIKQSAGLLRRHLDWDASYARLQELNHLTELPDFWNEPERAQKLMRERTDLDDRLSSLVRIEKDLAETLELAELGEADGDEGIVDEAQAALVKLKAEAQERQVEALFSGEADGNDTFIEINSGAGGTESQDWANMLLRMYTRWAERHRYKVDLIDFTDGETAGIKSATIQIKGEKAYGWAKVESGVHRLVRISPFDSNARRHTSFASVWVYPVIDDSINIEINESDCRIDTYRASGAGGQHVNRTDSAVRITHLPSGIVVACQQDRSQHKNRATAWAMLKARLYEAELKKREEAAMATHAGKSDIGWGHQIRSYVLQPYQMVKDTRTGLTSGTPGDVLDGDLDDFMKAALAQRVYGGGPEAVDDID; encoded by the exons ATGCGCGCTGAAATTCTGTCCCTCGCGGACGACATCAAGCAGTCTGCGGGACTGCTGAGGAGGCATCTT GACTGGGATGCATCCTATGCCCGTCTGCAGGAACTCAACCATCTGACCGAACTTCCCGATTTCTGGAACGAGCCGGAACGTGCGCAGAAGCTGATGCGCGAGCGCACCGATCTCGACGACCGGCTGTCTTCGCTGGTGCGGATCGAGAAGGACCTGGCCGAAACGCTCGAACTCGCCGAACTCGGCGAGGCGGACGGGGATGAAGGCATCGTCGACGAGGCGCAGGCCGCCCTCGTCAAGCTGAAGGCCGAGGCCCAGGAACGCCAGGTCGAGGCTCTCTTCTCCGGCGAGGCGGACGGCAACGACACCTTCATCGAAATCAATTCGGGCGCCGGCGGCACGGAAAGCCAGGACTGGGCCAACATGCTCCTGCGCATGTATACGCGCTGGGCCGAGCGCCATCGCTACAAGGTCGACCTCATCGACTTCACCGACGGCGAGACCGCGGGGATCAAATCGGCGACGATCCAGATCAAGGGCGAAAAGGCCTATGGCTGGGCCAAGGTCGAATCGGGCGTGCACCGCCTGGTGCGGATCTCGCCCTTCGATTCGAATGCGCGCCGGCACACCTCCTTCGCCAGCGTGTGGGTCTATCCGGTGATCGACGACTCCATCAACATCGAGATCAACGAATCGGATTGCCGCATCGACACCTACCGGGCATCGGGCGCCGGCGGCCAGCATGTGAACCGGACCGATTCGGCGGTGCGCATCACCCATCTGCCCTCCGGCATCGTGGTGGCCTGCCAGCAGGACCGGTCGCAGCACAAGAACCGGGCCACGGCCTGGGCCATGTTGAAGGCGCGGCTCTACGAGGCGGAACTGAAGAAGCGCGAGGAGGCGGCGATGGCCACCCATGCCGGCAAGAGCGACATCGGCTGGGGCCATCAGATCCGTTCCTATGTCCTCCAGCCCTACCAGATGGTGAAGGACACGCGCACGGGCCTGACATCGGGCACGCCAGGCGACGTGCTGGACGGCGATCTCGACGACTTCATGAAGGCGGCGTTGGCGCAGCGCGTCTATGGCGGCGGCCCCGAGGCGGTGGACGACATCGACTGA
- a CDS encoding PHA/PHB synthase family protein, with protein MKNDKTSGEKPFTDAASPFGQIDVEALARNMGRAVEEGGKAMAAYLRPREDGRAGNELADSVSDAVTTLGRLAEYWLTDSQRAVEAQANLATGFMALWASSLQRMAGENTPPAAEPDPRDARFRDPEWSRNQYFDLLKQAYLITTRWAEKLVRDADGLDPHLRHKADFYVRQISAALSPSNFIATNPSLLRDTLAENGENIVRGLHMLKEDIDAGEGELKIRQSDTSTFDVGVNLATTPGKVVFRNATMELLQYAPSTQNVLKRPILICPPWINKFYVLDLTPEKSFIKWCVDQGLTVFVISWVNPDEKQRHKGFFEYMKEGPLAALDEIGKITGEKDVAAVGYCVGGTLLAVTLAWMAAQGDTRISSATFFATQVDFEQAGDLKVFADEDQIQSIERKMAEHGYLAGSKMAAAFNMLRSQELIWPYLVNNYVRGKQPTPFDLLYWNADSTRMPEKNHSFYLRNCYLENRLSKGEMVVGGATLDLRKVTIPVYNLATREDHIAPATSVFTGAGAFAGPVRYVLAGSGHIAGVINPPARGKYQYWLGGPPAGTYADWLEVAVEHPGSWWPDWFAWLKAQAPAEIPAARRRPGGRRKPLGDAPGSYVKVKS; from the coding sequence ATGAAGAACGACAAGACATCCGGCGAAAAGCCGTTCACCGACGCCGCCTCCCCGTTCGGCCAGATCGACGTCGAGGCCCTGGCGCGAAACATGGGCCGCGCCGTCGAGGAAGGCGGCAAGGCGATGGCGGCCTATCTGCGTCCCCGCGAGGACGGCCGGGCCGGCAACGAACTGGCGGACAGCGTTTCCGACGCGGTGACGACGCTCGGACGCCTCGCCGAATACTGGCTCACCGATTCCCAGCGGGCCGTCGAGGCACAGGCGAACCTCGCCACCGGTTTCATGGCGCTGTGGGCTTCATCGCTGCAGCGGATGGCCGGCGAGAACACGCCTCCGGCGGCCGAGCCCGACCCGCGCGATGCCCGGTTCAGGGATCCCGAATGGAGCCGGAACCAGTATTTCGACCTTCTTAAGCAGGCCTATCTGATCACCACGCGCTGGGCGGAAAAGCTCGTCCGCGACGCGGACGGCCTCGATCCGCATCTGCGCCACAAGGCCGATTTCTACGTCCGCCAGATCTCGGCTGCCCTCTCGCCCAGCAATTTCATCGCGACCAACCCCTCGCTGCTCCGCGACACCCTGGCCGAGAACGGCGAGAACATCGTGCGCGGGCTGCATATGCTGAAGGAGGATATCGATGCCGGCGAAGGCGAGCTGAAGATCCGCCAGTCCGACACCTCGACATTCGACGTCGGCGTCAACCTGGCGACCACGCCGGGCAAGGTGGTGTTCCGCAACGCCACGATGGAACTGCTGCAATATGCTCCCTCGACGCAGAACGTGCTCAAGCGCCCGATCCTGATCTGCCCGCCCTGGATCAACAAGTTCTACGTCCTCGACCTCACGCCGGAGAAGAGCTTCATCAAATGGTGCGTCGACCAGGGATTGACGGTGTTCGTGATCTCCTGGGTCAATCCGGACGAGAAGCAGCGCCATAAGGGCTTCTTCGAATATATGAAGGAAGGTCCCCTCGCCGCCCTCGACGAGATCGGCAAGATCACGGGCGAGAAGGACGTCGCGGCCGTCGGCTATTGCGTCGGAGGCACCCTGCTCGCCGTCACGCTCGCCTGGATGGCCGCCCAGGGCGACACGCGCATCTCGTCGGCGACCTTCTTCGCCACGCAGGTCGATTTCGAGCAGGCGGGCGATCTGAAGGTGTTCGCCGACGAGGATCAGATCCAGTCGATCGAACGGAAGATGGCCGAGCACGGCTATCTCGCGGGATCCAAGATGGCGGCGGCCTTCAACATGCTGCGCAGCCAGGAACTGATCTGGCCCTACCTCGTCAACAATTACGTCCGGGGCAAGCAGCCGACGCCGTTCGACCTGCTCTACTGGAACGCCGATTCCACGCGGATGCCGGAGAAGAACCATTCCTTCTACCTGCGCAACTGCTACCTGGAAAATCGCCTGAGCAAGGGCGAGATGGTGGTCGGCGGCGCGACGCTCGATCTGCGCAAGGTGACGATCCCCGTCTACAACCTCGCCACGCGGGAAGACCATATCGCGCCGGCCACCTCCGTCTTCACCGGGGCGGGCGCCTTCGCCGGCCCGGTTCGCTACGTGCTGGCGGGATCGGGGCACATCGCCGGCGTCATCAACCCGCCGGCCCGCGGCAAATACCAGTATTGGCTCGGCGGCCCTCCCGCCGGCACCTATGCCGACTGGCTGGAAGTGGCCGTGGAGCATCCCGGGTCATGGTGGCCCGACTGGTTCGCCTGGCTCAAGGCGCAGGCGCCGGCTGAGATCCCCGCCGCCAGGCGTCGGCCGGGCGGGCGGCGCAAGCCCCTCGGCGATGCGCCGGGCAGCTATGTCAAGGTGAAGTCGTAG
- a CDS encoding penicillin-binding protein 1A encodes MRLLARFLGFLFTTASLTFLVGGGVAAYYVRANTLDLPDYTQLENYEPPVMTRVHAGDGTLLAEYARQRRLYLPIEVVPPLLIHAFISAEDKNFYSHIGIDPEGVMRAIWLNIQHHGSGRRPQGASTITQQVAKNFFLAPDQSIVRKIKEAILALRLEQTYSKDKILELYLNEIYLGMSNYGVAAAALNYFGKSVDELTVAQAAYLAALPKGPNNYNPIRQHDAAVTRRNWVIGQMVENGYVSKADGEKAQAEPLTITPRQVDASQSYAASYFTEEVRREIAERYGEDKLYEGGLSVRTTLDPKLQREARKAMIDGLVHFDERGGFRGPIRNVPPGDDWGQAVAGEKRMTDIQPWQVAIVLESGDATARIGLQPPLDKFGALSADRPTGVVDLDGVKWARWATGPLRGRAVTRVSQVLKPGDVVYVEPKPDGRFRLRQIPEISGAMVVEDPYTGRVLAMVGGFSYDQSEFNRATQAIRQPGSSFKPFIYAAALDNGYTPASVVMDAPIEVDQGNGQGAWRPENYGGRFYGPQTLRFGLEYSRNVMTVRLAQDMGMPLIAEYARRFGVYDDLPPYLSMALGAGGTTVLRMVTGYGMIANGGRLLKPTLIDRIQDRWGRTIYKHDERVCQGCNADSWHGQDEPRLIDKSEQVLDPMTAYQVTSMLEGVIQHGTATVLKALNRPLAGKTGTTNDEKDAWFVGYSPDLVCGLYVGYDTPRHIGNGITGGSLAGPIFGEFMRDALADKPPVPFRVPPGIKLIRIDRKSGMRSAGNGSNSFLEAFKTGTAPPDSYSVIGSGGGGGDGRAMDDAPQAGGSVTTGTGSLY; translated from the coding sequence ATGAGATTGCTGGCTCGATTTCTTGGATTTCTTTTCACAACGGCGTCGCTGACGTTCCTCGTCGGGGGAGGCGTGGCAGCTTATTACGTGCGCGCCAATACACTCGATCTGCCTGATTATACACAGTTGGAGAACTACGAGCCGCCGGTGATGACGCGCGTCCATGCCGGGGACGGAACGTTGCTTGCCGAATATGCGCGCCAGCGCCGCCTGTACCTGCCGATCGAAGTGGTGCCGCCCCTGCTGATTCACGCCTTCATCTCGGCCGAGGACAAGAATTTCTATTCGCATATCGGCATCGATCCGGAAGGCGTGATGCGCGCGATCTGGCTGAACATCCAGCATCACGGATCCGGCCGCCGGCCGCAGGGCGCTTCGACGATCACCCAGCAGGTGGCCAAGAACTTCTTCCTCGCGCCCGACCAGAGCATCGTGCGCAAGATCAAGGAAGCGATCCTGGCGCTACGCCTGGAGCAGACCTATTCGAAGGACAAGATCCTCGAGCTCTATCTGAACGAGATCTATCTCGGCATGAGCAATTACGGTGTGGCCGCCGCCGCGCTGAACTATTTCGGCAAGTCGGTCGACGAACTCACCGTCGCGCAGGCCGCCTACCTCGCGGCCCTGCCCAAGGGACCCAACAACTACAATCCGATCCGCCAGCACGATGCCGCCGTCACCCGCCGCAACTGGGTGATCGGCCAGATGGTCGAGAACGGCTATGTCAGCAAGGCCGACGGCGAAAAGGCGCAGGCCGAACCCCTCACCATCACGCCGCGCCAGGTGGATGCCTCGCAGAGCTACGCGGCGAGCTATTTCACCGAGGAGGTTCGCCGCGAGATCGCGGAGCGCTACGGCGAGGACAAGCTTTACGAGGGCGGTCTTTCCGTCCGCACCACGCTCGATCCGAAGCTGCAGCGCGAGGCGCGCAAGGCGATGATCGACGGGCTCGTCCACTTCGACGAGCGCGGCGGCTTCCGGGGGCCGATCCGGAACGTGCCGCCGGGGGACGACTGGGGCCAGGCCGTCGCCGGCGAGAAGCGGATGACCGACATCCAGCCCTGGCAGGTCGCCATCGTGCTGGAATCGGGCGACGCGACGGCGCGCATCGGCCTGCAGCCGCCGCTGGACAAGTTCGGCGCCCTTTCCGCCGACCGGCCGACGGGGGTCGTCGATCTCGACGGCGTCAAATGGGCCCGCTGGGCGACCGGGCCGCTCAGGGGCCGGGCCGTCACCCGTGTGAGCCAGGTGCTGAAGCCGGGTGACGTCGTCTATGTCGAGCCCAAGCCCGACGGGCGTTTTCGCCTGCGCCAGATCCCGGAGATTTCCGGCGCCATGGTGGTGGAGGATCCCTATACCGGTCGCGTGCTCGCCATGGTCGGAGGCTTCTCCTACGACCAGAGCGAGTTCAACCGGGCGACGCAGGCCATCCGCCAGCCCGGCTCCTCCTTCAAGCCGTTCATCTATGCCGCCGCTCTGGACAATGGCTATACGCCGGCCTCGGTGGTCATGGATGCGCCGATCGAGGTGGACCAGGGCAACGGCCAGGGCGCGTGGCGCCCCGAGAATTATGGCGGCCGCTTCTACGGCCCGCAGACGCTGCGCTTCGGACTCGAATATTCGCGCAACGTCATGACCGTGCGGCTGGCGCAGGACATGGGCATGCCGCTGATCGCCGAATATGCGCGTCGCTTCGGCGTCTACGACGATCTGCCGCCCTATCTTTCGATGGCGCTCGGCGCCGGCGGCACCACGGTGCTGCGCATGGTGACGGGCTACGGCATGATCGCCAATGGCGGCCGCCTGTTGAAGCCGACCCTGATCGACCGCATCCAGGATCGCTGGGGCCGCACCATCTACAAGCATGACGAGCGGGTCTGCCAGGGCTGCAACGCGGATTCCTGGCATGGCCAGGACGAGCCGAGGCTCATCGACAAGAGCGAGCAGGTGCTCGACCCGATGACCGCCTACCAGGTCACGTCCATGCTCGAAGGTGTCATCCAGCACGGCACCGCGACGGTGCTGAAGGCCCTCAACCGGCCGCTCGCCGGCAAGACCGGAACGACAAACGACGAGAAGGACGCCTGGTTCGTCGGCTATTCGCCCGATCTCGTCTGCGGTCTCTATGTCGGTTACGATACGCCGCGCCATATCGGCAACGGCATCACGGGCGGCAGCCTCGCGGGTCCGATCTTCGGCGAATTCATGCGCGACGCGCTGGCCGACAAGCCGCCGGTGCCCTTCCGCGTGCCGCCCGGCATCAAGCTGATCCGCATCGACCGCAAGAGCGGCATGCGGTCCGCCGGAAACGGCTCGAACTCCTTCCTCGAGGCGTTCAAGACGGGGACCGCGCCGCCCGACAGCTATTCGGTGATCGGCTCGGGTGGCGGCGGCGGGGACGGCAGGGCCATGGACGATGCGCCTCAGGCGGGCGGATCGGTGACCACGGGCACCGGCAGCCTCTACTGA
- a CDS encoding inositol monophosphatase family protein → MSTDPIYQRYSLAHGIVKEAGALALGYFNRLETLTVKSKGLQDLVSEADLQTELLISRRIAESYPEDAFFGEETGATGLQGARGVWVVDPIDGTQPFLSGQSCWCVSIAFLFDGELQFGLVYSPKEDELFVGGLQAPATLNGRIIHPQAGARLTDGVVSIGYNNRITPDDLLAVMGRLLHAGGTYQRNGSGALCLCYVACGRLLGYVESHINSWDCLGAIAIIRAAGGRTNDFLANDGLTAGNRIAAAGPNAYEAVAALLG, encoded by the coding sequence ATGAGCACCGATCCGATCTATCAGCGCTATTCCCTCGCTCACGGTATCGTCAAGGAGGCGGGAGCGCTGGCCCTCGGCTATTTCAACCGCCTCGAAACGCTGACGGTGAAGAGCAAGGGCCTGCAGGATCTCGTCAGCGAGGCGGACCTGCAGACGGAACTCCTGATCAGCCGGCGTATCGCCGAATCCTATCCGGAGGATGCCTTTTTCGGCGAGGAGACGGGCGCCACCGGCCTCCAGGGCGCCCGCGGCGTCTGGGTCGTCGACCCGATCGACGGCACGCAACCCTTCCTGAGCGGCCAGTCCTGCTGGTGCGTCTCCATCGCCTTCCTCTTCGACGGCGAACTCCAGTTCGGCCTCGTCTACAGCCCGAAGGAAGACGAACTCTTCGTCGGCGGCCTGCAGGCGCCCGCGACGCTGAACGGCAGGATCATCCACCCGCAGGCGGGAGCGCGGCTCACCGACGGCGTGGTGAGCATCGGCTACAACAACCGCATCACCCCCGACGATCTCCTCGCCGTGATGGGCCGCCTCCTCCATGCCGGCGGCACCTATCAGCGCAACGGCTCGGGCGCGCTCTGCCTGTGCTATGTCGCCTGCGGCCGGCTGCTGGGCTATGTGGAATCCCATATCAATTCATGGGATTGCCTCGGCGCCATCGCCATCATTCGCGCGGCGGGCGGCCGGACCAACGACTTCCTGGCGAATGACGGGCTGACGGCTGGCAACCGCATCGCGGCGGCTGGCCCGAACGCCTATGAGGCCGTCGCCGCCCTGTTGGGGTAA